One genomic region from Pyxicephalus adspersus chromosome 1, UCB_Pads_2.0, whole genome shotgun sequence encodes:
- the LOC140327623 gene encoding chymotrypsin-like elastase family member 1, translating to MLRLLVVAALVLSGYCYEEVRFANDNERVVGGTDAVKNSWPWQVSLQYLSGGYWYHTCGGSLIRTNWVLTAAHCVDNGATFRVSLGDHNIYQNDGTEQVISVSKVIYHSRWNSMNLGNGFDIAVLRLAADATLNNAVQLAQLPSDGVVLANDYPCTVSGWGYTDTNGAVSAVLQQAPLPVVSYEICSTSSYWGRTVKNTMVCAGGNGIHSGCFGDSGGPLNCPVGNGYEVHGVTSFVSSLGCNAYLKPTVFTRVSSYIGWINDNINAN from the exons ATGCTGCGTCTGCTAGTGGTCGCTGCTCTTGTCCTCTCTg GTTATTGCTATGAGGAAGTGAGATTTGCCAATGACAATGAACGTGTCGTAGGAGGCACTGATGCTGTCAAAAACAGTTGGCCATGGCAG GTTAGTCTACAGTACCTTTCTGGTGGATACTGGTACCACACCTGTGGGGGCTCCCTGATCCGCACTAACTGGGTGCTAACAGCTGCTCACTGTGTAGACAA TGGAGCCACCTTCCGTGTTTCCCTGGGAGATCACAACATCTACCAGAATGATGGCACTGAGCAGGTTATCTCTGTGAGCAAGGTGATCTATCACTCTAGATGGAACTCCATGAATCTGGGTAATGG ttttgacatTGCTGTCCTTCGTCTGGCTGCTGATGCCACCCTGAACAATGCCGTACAGCTTGCCCAGCTCCCCAGTGATGGAGTCGTCCTGGCCAATGACTATCCTTGCACTGTTTCAGGATGGGGTTACACTGACA CAAATGGAGCAGTGTCTGCAGTCCTTCAGCAAGCTCCTCTGCCTGTGGTGTCATACGAGATCTGCTCCACCAGCTCTTACTGGGGAAGAACAGTCAAGAACACCATGGTGTGCGCTGGAGGAAATGGAATCCACTCTGGATGTTTT GGTGACTCTGGTGGACCTCTCAACTGTCCTGTTGGCAATGGCTATGAAGTCCATGGTGTGACCAGCTTTGTGTCATCACTTGGATGCAACGCCTACCTTAAGCCAACAGTATTCACTAGAGTGTCTTCTTACATTGGATGGATCAATGAC aatattaatGCTAActaa